One window from the genome of Oreochromis niloticus isolate F11D_XX linkage group LG20, O_niloticus_UMD_NMBU, whole genome shotgun sequence encodes:
- the lzic gene encoding protein LZIC: MASRGKSETGKLKQNMEEQLDRLMQQLQDLEECREDLDEEEYEETKKETLEQLGEFNDSLKKIMSGDMTLVDELSGMQLAIQAAISQAFKTPEVIRLFAKKQPGQLRSRLAEMDRDVMVGKLSRDVYTQQKMEILTALRKLGEKLTPEDETFLTENATATLSQFEKVTANQGSEDKIMALASSGVKTKS; this comes from the exons ATGGCCTCTCGAGGGAAATCAGAAACTGGAAAATTGAAGCAGAATATGGAGGAACAACTTGACAGActaatgcagcagcttcaggaCCTGGAGGAATGCAG AGAAGATCTGGATGAGGAAGAGTACGAAGAGACAAAGAAGGAAACTTTGGAGCAGCTGGGTGAATTCAATGACTCCTTAAAGAAAATAATGTCAGGAGATATGACACTTGTGGATGAACTCAGTGGGATGCAACTG gcgatccAAGCTGCCATCAGCCAAGCCTTCAAAACCCCGGAGGTGATACGACTTTTTGCTAAGAAGCAGCCAGGACAGCTGAGAAGCAGACTGGCAGAG ATGGACCGCGATGTGATGGTGGGAAAACTGTCACGGGACGTGTACACGCAGCAGAAAATGGAAATCCTCACTGCCTTGAGAAAACTGGGGGAGAAG CTCACCCCAGAAGACGAGACTTTCCTCACTGAAAACGCCACAGCGACCCTGAGCCAGTTTGAAAAAGTGACTGCAAACCAAG GGTCTGAAGACAAAATAATGGCTTTAGCTAGCTCTGGTGTGAAAACAAAGTCATAG
- the nmnat1 gene encoding nicotinamide/nicotinic acid mononucleotide adenylyltransferase 1, which translates to MEGHSITKVVLLACGSFNPITNMHMRMFELARDHLEDTGQYKVVRGIISPVGDAYKKKGLIEACHRLEMTRLATESSDWVMVDSWESLQPEWVETAKVVRHHYEELLAAEQNIDDVDTIKYAKKRRIEENYHKHRDGLQLMLLCGADVLESFGIPNMWKQEDIAEIVGRHGLVCITRSNSDPYKFIHQSDLLWKYRKNIHIVREWVTNDISATHVRRSLRRGQSVRYLLPDSVIHYIKEHDLYSSESEQKNADVVLAPLQRYTGASSS; encoded by the exons ATGGAGGGTCACAGTATAACCAAAGTGGTCCTGCTGGCCTGCGGGTCCTTCAACCCCATCACCAACATGCACATGAGGATGTTTGAACTGGCTCGAGATCACCTGGAAGACACAG GTCAGTATAAGGTGGTGAGAGGAATCATCTCTCCAGTGGGTGATGCATATAAGAAAAAGGGCTTGATTGAAGCCTGCCACCGTCTGGAGATGACCCGATTGGCTACCGAAAGCTCAGACTGGGTTATGGTGGATTCCTGGGAGAGTTTGCAGCCAGAGTGGGTGGAAACAGCTAAAGTAGTTCG GCATCACTATGAGGAGCTTCTTGCAGCAGAGCAGAACATCGATGATGTGGACACGATCAAGTATGCAAAAAAGAGGCGCATAGAAGAGAATTATCACAAACATAGAG ATGGCCTTCAGCTGATGTTGCTGTGCGGGGCTGACGTCCTCGAGTCTTTTGGGATTCCCAACATGTGGAAGCAGGAGGATATCGCCGAGATCGTAGGCCGCCACGGTTTGGTTTGCATCACCCGCAGCAACAGCGATCCATATAAGTTCATCCACCAGTCAGACTTGCTGTGGAAGTATCGCAAGAACATCCATATCGTCCGCGAATGGGTGACTAACGACATCTCAGCCACTCATGTGCGGCGGTCGCTGCGgcgcggccagagcgtcagatACCTGCTTCCAGACAGCGTCATTCACTACATCAAAGAGCACGACCTATACAGCTCTGAGAGCGAGCAGAAAAACGCAGATGTGGTTCTAGCGCCTCTCCAGAGGTACACGGGTGCTTCCTCAAGTTGA